ATGCACATAATATAGGCCTGTATTACACAGAGgcctacatcatacatgtatacaatggaCAGTAGATTGCTTGAAAATATTTGTGATGAGCCTTCAAAAGTTTGGTGTACACATGCAGTccttcacgtttataatttcatggagctcaataaatcgctctccttatttttttgaggagctcaattgagctcctcagaatcgctctccttgaggacctcaaatcaattcaatacaatagtatgataaattgtagatttttcttaacaTCGTATATGTAATAGCTGTGTAGCTATCTATTAATCTGTGGGGAAACTAGGCCTGGGTCAATACGTTTACAAAATATCGCGCtcctgcttaaaaaaaaaaaaaaaaaaaaaatactgtacaaaaaaattgctaaaatttcacattttacatctttaaatccatgaaacggccatctattttccagaattccttgaaattattttgatttagttgaaaactatcagaaaaatgaagaatattcacctctttcccgaTGATTTGAATTTacactcggtaaatattgtagtcccacatgtagacttccatgATGTTGCCATGAAatctacatatgggactacaatatttaccgagtttaaaatcaaatcagagtcgggaaagaggtgaatattcttcattttttcggtagtttccaactaaatcaaaataatttcaaggaattatggaaaacaGATGCCTATTTCGTGaatataaagatgtaaaatgtgaaaatttttttaggagcgcgattttttgttcttatttttttttaggagcgcggTAGGAACGCCGGCAcgatcgcgctcctcaaaaatgaaggtctgcACATGTATGgccttgtaaaaaaataaaataaatcaataaaaatgtcTCAATTATGTTTGACAAGTTTACTTCGTTTGATTTGCGATAACATTCGGtttttaattaaatatttatgaaatcatGCAAAAATCATTGATGATACTAGTGTTGTATCATCAAATGAACTAATGAAGTAATCCACAATATTCATCAATGTTTTGtgcaaattgtaaaaatatgtaaaagtaTGCAATTCATAATTATGTGTACCTCTTCCCTTTTAATACAATGTAggttttaaatttaaaaagtttaaaattgtattttgtacATTCTTCCCTTATTgctcaaattgaaatattgcttCATAGACACTGTgcaagttattttttttccttttctctgtgCAATCTTTCCTTCCTGTTCTAAGTTTAGCTCAAGTTACAACTcttaatatttcacccttcctTTATCAGAGCATACAAGAGTTGTGACAAATAGCATACATAGATTTTAGGTCACAGTTTCATTCTTGAGCAGGAAAGTGTGTTCTTGTTGTACATTAAAATATCATGTCTGTCATACAGTCATATAAAAGGGACGCATGCTATTTGGTAGTGTACCAGTATTAAAGATTTCAcatataatatgcaaatttatatgacacctcgatagatccttgtcatttgattggttgtttgatgtCGATCATTCAGCTATACGATCCTGACTATTGCACGCTCGCCGAAACCACTGGCATCACCCGTAAAAGCACTCGTGTTTGCAGAGTGCGTGTTGCATGTATacgacaatcaacagaccgcGCTCGTACAGAATGCAACTTTATAAATGTTGAAAGACAAGGAACTGTTTTTAGTtgtcatataaaacaaataatgaatgttcttttcattcatgCAATGGACAGACTACTTCATTCTGTGAAAGATGAAATTGAGGATCCATTTAACTTGCCTGTGCCTCGTTATGGatcttttcatctttcacctcatgaagcaAGTATTCTgcccattgcactcataaacattcattatttctaTAATAGCTGCACTTGATATTCTTTTTTATCAAGTCTTCCATACTCCGCTCTTACAATCTCCAtctcacctcccccccccctttatctTTCAGGTTCACTTTCTGTTCAAAACTTCAAACCCATGCCACAATGCCAGAAACAAAGCGATTCATTCTGTTTTATCAAGTCTTCCATACCAAGCTCTTACAATCTCTATCTTCCCTCCCTCTTTTATCTTGCAGGGTTCAATATTCAAATCCAACCCAAGCCAGCAGACCAGCAACAAAGCAGTTCATTCTTTAATATGTCTTATTCTGTTGTATGTAGCTTTCCATACCATGCTCTTACAATCTCTATCTTCCCTCCCTCTTTGTATTGTGCAGGGttcaatatttattcaaaccGAAGCCAGGAGACCAACAACAAGGGGATTCATTCTTCAGGAAACTATATCCAAGAATCATTCAAAATATAGAGGTAATATCTTGTCTTTATTACTAGTTTAATTGAAATATAGCAATAATAGCTATATTTTACTAAATTTCTTTGGATGATACATATAGATTCAATGCCATCTCATAAAGttattaatacatgtagttattaaAGTTTGACTTTACCCACGACTTTTACATGGTGACCCTTTTTTGTGGGAAACGATATACCACTGATTTTACATGCTATTATTCTCTATTCCCATTTATTTCCcattacatataggcctacattgtaaTATCCAAAACTCTGTCTGTTTTAACCatatttctccttttctctctctccccctacTGTAGAATATTGAGCATAACTGGAGGTGTGGGCACCATGAACTCTATCGAATCCAATGCCATAGTGAAACGTCAAAAGGCGTCTACTGCCTTCAGTACGACGACACAAAAATCGTTAGTGGTCTTAGGGATAACACAATCAAGGTAAGATAATCAGGGGGGGAGGCATTTCATTGAAAGCGTTGACTGTGATTTTTCATCGTCTAATTTCATcgcagccaatcagatgcatggattttcagtagcttataacatatgTCGGTGAAAATCACAGACCATTTTCTTGATGAAACTTTTCCCAAATTTTCTGTACATGAACgataaaagatatatttttaacaaattatGAAGGATGTGCTTCATGACTACATTATGTAAATGCCTGATGTGTTTTGTTatctattatacatgtatattatatatatatatatataataactATTTCAGGCCttagatttcaatattttgtttaggGCAAGGCCATTTTCCATAAGTTTCATTGTGATAAATACGGtacaaatatttatcattttgagcTTCACATGTCAgtccttaaaaaaatatcaacttcaTTCTGTATGTCGACAGGCATattgaaatagtgaaaatacCGTAGTAATCGTCAATTTGACCCTTGTAATCTTCTCCATATAGTACATAATCACAGAGATGTTCGTGCAGGTTTATATTTAGTCATATATTAAAAAAGGataaatatttattgaataTCACAAGATCAATATTTGTGTGTTTTGAAATATATCTTTTGAAATGGCTAACCATATAAACCACATAAACCATAAAACTCTTAATACAGAAGTGGTTTTAAATGTTGGCATAACCACATAGTTGTAAAaagtgttttattttccttttgctttcttTAGCAACattaaatagtaataatattctaATTATACCTATTTGACAGCACTTATCACTTACTAAATATATGAAGTCTCTAAGCACTTAGCAATATTGCAGCATAATTACCTTGGCTTTAGCAGAACACCTGCTGTGCGCTTCTGCATTTGAAGGATTTGGTCTCAAGATGTCTTTTTTGTTTGACCCTCTTAGTAATACCCCTTTCCCCTATTATTTATGTAGATCTGGGACCGGCAATCTCTGCAATGTAGAACAGTATTAATGGGTCACACAGGCTCTGTGCTGTGTCTACAGTATGACGACAAAGTCATTATCACAGGTTCTAGCGATTCCACTGTCAGGTATGTTATGACTTATTTTAGTCAATCAGCTGTCTAATATATTAAATGTAATCTTGTCCCCCTAACAGGGCTGGCCCGAATCTTGAGCCAATTACCCGTACCCCCTCCCTCCATTTTCACCGCCATCTTTAACACGACCATCCTTCTATTCTCCTCAGCTCGCTTCTACCTTGTCTTCTTTGGCCGTCCCCTCCTTGAACCACCCACCTCGGACTCAAAAGTCCTTCTTAAAACATGCCTGTCATACTTTAattataaatacatacatgatTTTGTAGTACACACTGGCTCAATTTTACTgaactttgaaataaaattgaatatatataatctGTAACAATTTGTCATGTTCAGTTTTACCCACTTGTGTAAAAGCTTCAACAACATTTTTGCTCGATCTTGAGCTAAAAATCTAAAGACAGATTTAAATTGGCCGTCAGTTTGATTCTTAGTCACAGCCTTGGTCATAATCACGTCCATccaattttttgtttcaagtGGCCAAAGTCCAACAGCACAAAGGGTTGCCACCCTTCGCAAATTGGTCCTTTGTTATTATGATTGTTGTTGCATGTGTGTATTGTTATGACCCTACTTAGTGTCATTCTCTGACCTTGACATTGACCTCGACCTTGACATTGTTTTTTCCTGTTGCAGAGTATGGGATGTGAATACAAGCGACATGCTGAATACCTTAGTCCATCACAGTGAAGCTGTTCTTCATCTACGATTCAACAATGGCCTCATGGTTACATGCTCAAAGGTATCGATAAGCTGCTTCAAATGCTTCAAtaagatttatttattaatagtGCCTGTCGACCGGAGTTAAGCCTGGCTCATACCTTTGCATTTTAAGCTGCATATTGCTGTGTTAGCCCAATGCAGCAGACTGCGTCTCATGGTCACATGCTCAAAGGTATCATTAGAGCTGCTTCAAACACTCCAATAAGCTTCATTTATCATATTGCCTCTCGACCAGAGTTAAGCCTGGCTCACACCTTTGTGTTTTAAGCTGCGTATTGCTGCGTTAGCCGAAAACAGTAACCCAACGCAGCAGACTGCGCAGCTAAGAATGGTTGCAATCACACTGAATGTATTGTAGGTTAAAAATTATTTGCCAAATACCCCTAAAATTAGAAGCGGCCTATGCCTGTACGGATAGAGCATGCACCGTTactgaaataaatgataatCTAATCTgatatttgattgatttattttttgtaaggaCCGGTCCATAGCAGTGTGGGACATGCAATCGGCAGGTGATATCAGCCTAAGAAGAGTTCTTGTTGGGCATCGTGCTGCTGTCAATGTAGTAGACTTTGATGATAAGTACATTGTATCTGCTTCTGGAGATAGGACAATCAAGGTAGGCCTGcatttaatgatgatgacggtgatgatgatgatgaggaggaggaagagaaggatggtgatgatgatcatgatgatggtgttggtgatggcaattatggtgatgatgattgtggtggtggtggtgatgatgatgattataatatttaatatttgttgAATCAATATCTAATATCACTCATAATATTACTCCTGCTCTGCTTGGCTTATCAACATTTCTACCTCTGACATGTAAAGTAATATGTCAATTGTAAAAGCTGTAATTAAAACTGCCATATGCAACAGGATGCAGATTGCCGACGATTATCatgagcagaaaaaaataagaaagtaatattGTGTTCAACAAATCAGAAATTAAAGGAATCATAGGATTTTCTAACAATCTCAAAAATATGTTCTATTGATAAATCCATTTATCAATATTCTTTTGATTGTCATCGTATGCACTCAGGTTTGGAACACGTCAACGTGTGAGTTTGTGCGGACTCTGAATGGGCATCGGAGAGGCATCGCGTGTTTGCAGTACAGAGATAGATTAGTTGTTAGTGGTTCATCAGACAATACAATCAGGTAATTACCAAATAAATACCATGGatatttaaatacatgtatagaagGGACGATCCACCTTTACATTCGTCGGATGAGGTCGGTTGTGGCTAGGAAATATTTAAGAAATAAGTCGACTACAAGTTGATATatccaaatatttttaatgtaaaatctTTGGGTTGTGATCCTCATGCTTGATCTTGACATTGGGGATGGCCTTGAGAATGATGAGAATCGTTTTGGTGGCCTTGAACCTAAGAAGTCTACTCTTTGGCCTTGGCCTTAGGCTTAGCCTCAGTCTCGCAACATTGTTGGCACACCCCAGTCAAAAATAGTTGAATACCTCCCCTATTCTATTCCTGTTAGATAAACCAATTTCAAGATTGTGTAAAAAGTgcatgattttctctttttatcagtGTATTTTAGATTATTTGAGGGGGAAAAAATACATGGGGCTCAGGGCGATTGCACCCCGAAATGCTTGAAAGAGCCCTGGGTCccgttgcaatcaatcgcaattctaaaaatcatgcgcaacttgattttcaaccaatcaacagcgcgcatttgggacttgcgattgattttttggcttgcatttaaacgcaactctttctgcaacgggccccaggaaaCTCAAATTGGAGCCCTGGAAAATctccattcattgcaatgtttgAGCTTATCAGATGTTGCAGATTCAGGTAGTAAGTTATgaaagtagcccccgaaaattgaaaattaatttttggcCTGTATTATTTGTCGGCAATATAgtttattgaatgattttttttttctttctgtttttgtaGATTATGGGACATAGAATGTGGTGCATGTTTGAGAGTTCTTGAAGGCCATGAGGAGCTGGTACGCTGCATCAGGTTTGATAACAAGAGGATTGTCAGTGGAGCTTATGATGGGTATGTATTATGGTCTACACGCAGTTGGTCTACTTTTTAGATATACCACATGGACTAAACCCATTTCGTCCACTGTATTCACGGTCTATGCTACACTTGGTCTGATATCCACATTAGACTGATTGTCATTTATATGTAGTCtaacgtggagcgttgtggcccagtggattaatcACTGGACTTTAAAACAGAGGGCATGGGTTCGAACCCCCAGCcattgtgtaatttccttcagttAGAAATctatccacaatgtgctgcactcagcccaggtgagatgaatgggtacctggcaggaatttattccttgaaatccCAACGTGCTGttaaaggctgcggggctaaagccagggtaataatatccaagtcctttggaagcgcatagggatgttatgacataatgtgattcgctatacaagaactgcgttattattatcattattaataatggTTAATGGTTAGTGGCAATTGAGAATAAATGACTTGTAGATGAACTGGTTGCAGACAAACATGGATTATACGTAAATTAGACAAAGCCTGTGAAGACCATCTGGCCAATATACTTTCTAAATTTGCTCAAATTCTTGCGATAAGTCTATGGAAATCAGACAAATTACTCCAGCAAAGCTAGATTACCGATTCTGGTGCTTGCAGCTTTTCTATGAAAATGTATGTTTATAATATTTAACATTGATTTCAAATGTTTGAATTTAGATTGATTTTATGAAGATGTTATTTGATGATTTGTTCTGAATTATTTCAAAAAGAGTATAAATTTCATGTCtcaatatcatttacattaattttgtttatgaatacatatgtaaaatattttgtattggtGTCATTTTTCAGCAAAATCAAAGTATGGGACTTACAAGCCGCATTGGATCCACGTTCACCAGCAGGCACTCTCTGCCTTAGGACACTAGTTGTAAGTGATTTTCTCCCCCTTTGTGCCATTTAATAGAGCAAATCATCTATATTGAAAGATAGCCTGCAAGCACAGACCCTCATTTAAACTATAATTAATGAGCGGGTCTTGATAAAAGTCTAGAAAACTTGAGAAGAAGTCTAGAAAACAAGGCGTTGTGGCGTatgcctgtaatccaagctatgtggggaagttacaaattgatgcacatttgagccctggtcacgtctttcagatggtgacgttaaaggtcggtcccagacgtgaATAATcttatctgattgatacacatctgacaaaactcaaatacacacacacacacagttgtAGTGTGAGCTATCTCGAAATAGTCAATTTTGAAAGGTTGCCATAAACCtgagagaggaagaagaaaaaagttgttCAATTTCTAGTGTGAATGCCACACAATTCATGATTCAATTTAACCCACTTAAGTGTGATTTTACCGATTGGGGACTTGTGCATTCAAGCTAGAGCTAAATACAAAGCTATAATTTTCAGCCTATCCCATGCTTGATACATGCtataatttgtaaatgaaataatcaacataaattttgatgtaaaataacaaaatttatccaataaaacaaatttatatttcacatccTAGACATTGTAACTGTTTTGGGgtatataaattcatataatcTGATGAATAATGAATTAGAATATGCAATTTTGGAGGATTTACCAACACTAATGATAGGCTTAAGCTGTCCGTATCTTTTTTATGATCAGGGtttcgtaacacaaaggttagcgattgatcgtacgcttgattttcacgattgattgtacattgtagtcaatggaatcaatggtagaaaaatgttctacaatcattgctatgTTTCGTGTAACAGGCCCCAGATGATGATATAATGCCTTTACCTTGTACTCACTCTGCAGGAGCATACAGGAAGGGTGTTCAGACTTCAATTTGATGAATTCCAAATCGTCAGCAGTTCGCATGACGACACCATCCTCATATGGGACTTTCTTAACGTGACTCCCCCCGAACAACCCTCCAAGTCACCCACACGCACCTACACCTATGTCTCCAACAGCTGCCGATAAGGCAGTCGGGATCGTTTCGTGGACAGAGAGCAGTTTGAAAGGGATTGAAACTTTATGGGGTGACTTTGTGGAACGGGAGTCTATGCTACAGAGCGGGAGTGTTCACTTTACTGTCGAGTGGGAGGTTTTGCTGTAGACGGAGAGTCTCCGCTGTCGACCGAGAATCTACACTCTCCAGCGGGAGTCTACACTCTAGATGGGAAGTTTTCACTCTTAGCGGGAGTCCACACTCTAGAGCGGGAGTCTATACCCTTAGCTGGAGTCTACACTCTAGAGTGGGAGGGAGTCTACTCTCTTAAGAGCGTGAGTCTACACTCTAGTGCGGGAGTCTACTCTCTTGACTGGGAATCTACACTCTTGAGCGGGAGTCTACATTCTAGAACGGAAGTCTACACTCTAGAGTGGGAGTCTACTCTCTTGACCGGGAATCTTCACTCTTAAGCGGGAGTCTACACTCTTAGCTGGATTCTACACTCTAGAGCAGGAGTCTACACTCTTAGCTGGAATCTACACTCTTGATCTGGAGTCTACACTCTAGAGTGGGAGTCTACACTCTATAGAGTGGTAGTCTACACTGGGGTCTACATTGTTGACAAAGTATTTTTGTGGAATCACTGCATCCTCAATACCAATCGATGGATATTGGATATTTACATTGTTTCCATGGATACAGCTACTCAGAGGAAGAAACTTTATGCCCagacatagagagagagagagtgtacacatagatttttttttccaggagaTTTATAGATAGATAACCTAGTCTTGAGATAAATTGTTATGTACAGTCTGAAGATTCATCTCAAATTTGGACTTGTATGTAAGTCAATGATGCAAGCAATCCATAACAAGTTGCTTGCTTCAGTTTTTTATTGTGATTCTGTATGGGAAATGTCTTTTGTAAGAAATATAGACCGTCATCATTGTATAACCAGATTTTAAATTTTTAAGTGTGGTCAAATAGAAGGTATAGACTGGCATTGAAATAGATATCGAGTACTTTCATACTTCTGTTtcagatatatattttatatgaattttgaCAATATTTGGTGACAAATCTCTTTCCGTGGAGACTTCTAGATGAATGGTTCTACAAAGGTTTCTACAAAGCTATAATGACACAATATACACACATTGTCCACTCCCAGGGGAATATTCCAGCAAGGAGAGGTCAAGAGTCTCCAACTGCTACGAAAAGCCAACATCGGCATTCACATCTTACCGGGAATCCATATAAGACACATGGGTGAAGAGAGGCAACTGTAGATGGAGACACCAAATGCCATGGGGGACTTGAACTTGCGACCCTCCAATCGAAAGGCAGGGGCCAGGACCGTGATCCTTAAATGCGGTGATGTGGTGAATTGATTTAGAGCGTCGGTGATCTGGCTGGCAGAAAGGCATTAAGATTTATGCCTTCATCAATTCCTTTACCTGTCGGTCAGGCAGGGGAGCATGAATTCTTGTACGCACTTTACATTTCATGTAGCGTATGCTTGAGCTAAAAGCCCTTATGCCAGCCTCACAGATATCGAAAATTGCCGCGCATGTGCTGTCTTCCGCCTTTCTGCCAGCCAAGCGATGATTTATAGATGTGTTCGGATGTTATAGGAAGGGCCTCAACAGCACAATCAATGTTTCAGTATCGACCACTCGTtctgatattcaaattattttctattcaAACAAACGTGAttgatatttattgatattgattttgtaGAAAAATGTTGTGATTGAGATAAGATAAGTAGAATTTCCTTTATTGTTCCCTATCTTGCAGTTTAGACTAGATCATGTGAAGTGGTTCATGATGACGATTGTATCTTGCAAAAAAAGGGACCAGAATTCGTATTATTTGAACATGTCATTATGGTACGGAATGAAGTTTGCCTTATACACACACATATGtatgtttacatttatatttgTCAAGTTTGTGTCATAACGTGTTATATATTCCTGTTGGTTGTAATTGAATCTTAAAGATGAATACTATACTTCGTGATGTGTTTCTTGTAAAAGCACTGCTCTTGAATAGACAACTCGTTTATGTCACTTCTCAGAGCCCCTTGATATTTACTTTACTTTAATCTAGACCTGACCTGTCCTGTATTCAAGCATGTGGTGGCAAATTTTATTATTCTCTTATTCCGAATGCTTCCTGAGCAAATTGTGGGTGAAGGGTTTTAGTTGCCAAATCTTCAAAGACACAATGTGTGATTttaagttcagtgttgaccttttggtcttggtgttaggtcaattttacACCAGCATAGCATCAACTTTAAAAAGATGCTGCTCTTTGGATTAATCTAATAAGGTGTTGAGATATTAACACCTAGAGATTTCAGTTTTAGTGTTCACCTTTTAATCTTGGTGtaaagttgttgtttttcttaTGTCAGCAAAGcatcaaattgaaaatgaagCTGGTCTTGGGATGAATCCACTagttattgagatataaatattgtgattttgatcaTTGTTTTAAAACTCAGATGAGGTGTTGATGCTAGGAAAGTTTAACTGGAGTGTgcttcaccaacaccaacaccgagcttgaaatcacccaatgtccCATGAAGCTGTGCGTGAAATTCTACATGACTTTATCGATGATGTGAATATGACAAACTTCATGTGAAATCTCATATCAAgtcatttgtattgttttgaaTGCAAAGTATACCTATTGTCACAGGTTGAATTGAGATCGTATTGGACATTGCAGTATCCTCGAATTATTAGGATGCTGTTTCACATGAGCTTAATGTGTCTGAGGCAATGCCTTCGTAACACCAACAAATCCGTCTCCAAACCGATAATACAGATCATcagtaataacgtaatagctttgtcGGTATGGAGTCGGTTTCACTCGTGTGACTTTAGAATTGGTTTTTCAGCATGACATTCAATCACTctcaactctttgtgaaacatgaCCCAGGAGAAAGTTAGGGCATCCTATGCATGCATAGTATAGTATACAACACTTGATATTGAAGTCATTCATAAAGTCGTGCATAATAATCCTTACAACAGGTTTGTGTGAAATACCCCCATCCCTCTGGTATAATGCTGATGTCACTCCACAATCTGGAAGAAGAATCCTGCTCAAACAAtttgttttaaagaaataaacaaaaataataaaaaaatgagaaaaaaagtagCTGATAACGAAATcattagaaattttttgaattttgaaaagtaaaaaaaaaagtgtcagTGTCTACACTTATTGGTACTTCAAATTGGATGCATTTGTGATGTTGGGAAGgggtaactttgccatttgaGCCAATACACATAAGGACTAAAATTGTCAGAAGTTGTCAAAAGAGTCactcaaaatcattaaaaaaaaaaaaaaaaaaatctaggaCCCATATTAATATGCTTTCTCTGTAATATTTTGATTACTGCCTGCTGAAAACCATGAAATCATAAAAGAGAAAGGAGTACATGGcaaatgggaaagttgtccctACCACTGTCAAAATTCACTCATGAAGTTGCCAATTTTAGGTTTACATAGTCTTAGTGATCTCCTCTTTCAAAtacccatatatatatattttttttttttaattgtctaatttttttcaaagcttGACCAGTAacctatcattatttttctgcttttacacCTATGAATTTATTACCAAGGTTGATTTTTGAGAGATTTGTGTGAAACTTGCATATCTCTAATAGCTGCCCATTCATTTACCTTCTAAAACCATATGTATCTAATTGTGGACCCAGTCTAAATAGTCG
The genomic region above belongs to Lytechinus pictus isolate F3 Inbred chromosome 12, Lp3.0, whole genome shotgun sequence and contains:
- the LOC129273062 gene encoding F-box/WD repeat-containing protein 11-like produces the protein METSTINEDKIPEGMTIKLRSVSKVKEPSPNYQEEKDRCLEYFDKWIENEQLEFVQALILRMCHYQHGQINAFLKPMLQRDFITALPKKGLDHVGEKILSYLDSKSLCAAEGVCKEWKRVISDGMLWKKLIEHKVRTDNLWRGLAERRGWVQYLFKPKPGDQQQGDSFFRKLYPRIIQNIENIEHNWRCGHHELYRIQCHSETSKGVYCLQYDDTKIVSGLRDNTIKIWDRQSLQCRTVLMGHTGSVLCLQYDDKVIITGSSDSTVRVWDVNTSDMLNTLVHHSEAVLHLRFNNGLMVTCSKDRSIAVWDMQSAGDISLRRVLVGHRAAVNVVDFDDKYIVSASGDRTIKVWNTSTCEFVRTLNGHRRGIACLQYRDRLVVSGSSDNTIRLWDIECGACLRVLEGHEELVRCIRFDNKRIVSGAYDGKIKVWDLQAALDPRSPAGTLCLRTLVEHTGRVFRLQFDEFQIVSSSHDDTILIWDFLNVTPPEQPSKSPTRTYTYVSNSCR